One Novosphingobium sp. G106 DNA segment encodes these proteins:
- a CDS encoding cation diffusion facilitator family transporter has product MNSESSKVLIIALAANVGIAAAKFVAAAVTGSSAMLTEGVHSLVDSANQLLLMYGQKRAAKPADAMHPGGYGRELYFWSFVVALLVFALGAGVSVYEGIMHLLEPEPAVSPLVAYAVLAIAFALEGGSTVAAFREFNAARRGASWWQALTGTKDATTVIVLLENGAAMIGIVFAAIGLGLSQLTGDPRFDGAASILIGLLLAAVAIFLAREAKGLLIGEAADPALVAGIRRAVGREGIMGIGEIITIHNSPNQIVAAVNVDFDNSLTAGDVERIIGEIERELQAEFPSLYRVYVRPHEDAGLKFGAGRGIAVSADAS; this is encoded by the coding sequence GTGAATTCCGAAAGCTCCAAGGTCCTGATCATCGCGCTGGCAGCCAATGTCGGCATCGCCGCGGCCAAGTTCGTCGCCGCGGCGGTCACCGGGTCCTCGGCGATGCTCACCGAGGGCGTGCACAGCCTGGTCGACAGCGCCAACCAGCTGCTCCTGATGTACGGTCAGAAGCGCGCCGCCAAGCCGGCCGACGCGATGCATCCGGGCGGCTATGGGCGCGAGCTCTACTTCTGGAGCTTCGTCGTCGCGCTGCTCGTCTTCGCGCTCGGCGCCGGGGTCTCGGTCTACGAAGGGATCATGCACCTGCTCGAGCCCGAACCGGCGGTCTCGCCGCTGGTGGCCTATGCGGTGCTGGCCATCGCCTTCGCGCTCGAGGGCGGCTCGACCGTGGCCGCCTTCCGCGAGTTCAACGCCGCCCGGCGCGGCGCCTCGTGGTGGCAGGCGCTGACCGGGACCAAGGACGCGACGACGGTGATCGTGCTGCTGGAGAACGGCGCCGCGATGATCGGCATCGTCTTCGCCGCGATCGGCCTGGGCCTGTCGCAGCTCACGGGCGACCCGCGCTTCGACGGCGCGGCCTCGATCCTGATCGGCCTGCTGCTCGCCGCCGTCGCGATCTTCCTGGCGCGCGAGGCCAAGGGCCTGCTGATCGGCGAGGCAGCCGATCCGGCTCTCGTCGCGGGCATTCGCCGCGCCGTCGGGCGCGAAGGCATCATGGGCATCGGCGAGATCATCACGATCCACAATTCGCCCAACCAGATCGTCGCCGCGGTCAACGTCGATTTCGACAACAGCCTGACCGCCGGCGACGTCGAACGCATCATCGGCGAGATCGAGCGCGAGTTGCAGGCGGAATTTCCCAGCCTCTATCGCGTCTATGTGCGCCCGCACGAGGACGCCGGGCTGAAGTTCGGCGCCGGCAGGGGGATCGCCGTCAGCGCCGACGCTTCCTGA
- a CDS encoding response regulator yields the protein MATDTQRVLAGLHVLVVEDEQLIAMALAEDIEAAGAYVIGPAGQVARALDLIDIRWPDAAVLDIGLGSESCFPVADALLARNTPFVFTSGYEAKLIPPAYSKVPVIAKPADPAAIIAVLAAECRVRKRRR from the coding sequence GTGGCAACGGACACGCAGCGGGTGCTCGCAGGACTTCACGTTCTCGTGGTCGAAGACGAGCAGTTGATCGCCATGGCGCTTGCCGAGGATATCGAGGCGGCGGGGGCCTATGTCATCGGCCCGGCCGGACAGGTCGCGCGCGCGCTCGATCTCATCGACATCCGCTGGCCGGACGCCGCGGTGCTGGACATCGGCTTGGGTTCGGAATCTTGCTTCCCGGTCGCCGATGCGCTGCTCGCTCGGAACACGCCATTCGTCTTCACCTCGGGCTACGAGGCCAAGCTGATCCCGCCGGCCTATAGCAAAGTCCCGGTGATCGCGAAGCCGGCCGATCCCGCCGCGATCATCGCTGTGCTCGCCGCCGAGTGTCGGGTCAGGAAGCGTCGGCGCTGA
- a CDS encoding Crp/Fnr family transcriptional regulator, with product MIEKLLLRLRARHDLSPEEEIALRETLVGPEDIPAQKTVVRRGERLNRSILLLDGLMCRYKDLRNGRRQITALHIPGDFLDLHGYTLKYLDHDLMAIAPSRVAYAPHDRIDRITEQFPRLTRLFWFSTNLDAAMHREWELSLGQRLGSQRAAHLLCELHVRFDMVGMTQDKAFDLPMNQSEFGECLGLTVVHTNRVLRELRQRGLAEFAKGHVRILDLAGLRAFAEFDPGYLYLEKTII from the coding sequence ATGATCGAGAAGCTGCTACTCAGGCTCCGCGCGCGGCACGATCTGTCCCCGGAAGAAGAGATCGCACTGCGCGAGACCCTGGTCGGGCCCGAGGACATCCCCGCCCAGAAAACCGTGGTGCGGCGCGGCGAGCGGCTCAACCGGTCGATCCTGCTGCTCGACGGCCTGATGTGCCGCTACAAGGACCTGCGCAACGGCCGCCGGCAGATCACCGCGCTGCATATACCCGGCGATTTCCTCGATCTCCACGGCTATACGCTGAAATACCTCGATCACGATCTGATGGCGATCGCGCCCAGCCGGGTGGCCTATGCGCCGCACGACCGGATCGACCGCATCACCGAGCAGTTCCCGCGCCTGACGCGGCTGTTCTGGTTCTCGACCAACCTCGACGCGGCAATGCACCGCGAATGGGAGCTGTCGCTCGGTCAACGCCTCGGCTCGCAGCGTGCGGCCCACTTGCTCTGCGAGTTGCATGTGCGGTTCGACATGGTCGGGATGACGCAGGACAAGGCCTTCGACCTGCCGATGAACCAGAGCGAGTTCGGCGAATGCCTCGGCCTTACCGTGGTCCATACCAACCGCGTCCTGCGCGAACTGCGCCAGCGCGGCCTTGCGGAATTCGCCAAGGGCCACGTCCGGATCCTCGATCTCGCCGGCCTCAGGGCCTTCGCCGAGTTCGATCCCGGCTACCTCTACCTCGAAAAGACGATAATCTAG